Proteins from one Embleya scabrispora genomic window:
- a CDS encoding prolyl oligopeptidase family serine peptidase produces MSSEITFPRQYARTQRFTQGAPRSFGFADGRITFLRSKAADDSTTCLWILDPDTGDERLVADPATLLGGAAEDLSAEERARRERSREGAAGIVGYALDSAGDLAVFTLSGRLFAVSLSTGEAPRELAVPGPVIDPRPSPTGEWIAYVSAGTLRVVAADGSGDRALAEPDGDDVTWGLAEFIAAEEMGRFRGYWWAPDGSALIAARVDNAPVNRWWISDPANPAAAPSEVAYPAAGTANAEVTAWLIGLDGARTELTWDHDAYPYLASVHWSAGGDPLLSLQPRDQKVLLTLAVDVAAGTTRELHREHDDVWIDLHPGVPAWTPDGRLVRLVDADGARRVVVADKELTDRRLFVRSILDVADEDVLITASAGTDASAPEIGEIHVYRVAPDGVTRVSAEPGVHTAVRAGDTTVLVSATPERFGTRVAVLRDGVEIAAVTSHAATPVLTPRVELLRAGARGIPCALILPTGFDPASGERLPVLMDPYGGPHGPRVLAARNPHLTSQWFADQGFAVLVADGRGTPGHSPEWEKSVHLDLGPISLQDQVDALEAVAAERPWLDTTRVGIRGWSYGGYLAALAVLRRPDVFHAAVAGAPVTDMALYDTHYTERYHGLPAEQVEAYRRGSLVSGSELGEVASTRRALMLVHGLADDNVVAAHTLRLSGALLAAGYPHEVLPLSGVTHMTPQEQVAENLLLFQVEFLRRSLARPATD; encoded by the coding sequence ATGAGCTCGGAGATCACATTTCCCCGGCAATACGCCCGCACGCAGCGCTTCACCCAAGGCGCTCCACGCAGCTTCGGCTTCGCCGACGGCCGGATCACATTCCTGCGGTCCAAAGCCGCCGACGACTCCACCACATGCCTGTGGATCCTGGATCCGGACACCGGCGACGAGCGCCTGGTGGCCGACCCCGCGACGCTGCTCGGCGGCGCGGCCGAGGACCTGTCCGCCGAGGAGCGGGCCCGGCGCGAGCGCAGTCGCGAGGGGGCGGCCGGCATCGTCGGCTACGCGCTCGACAGCGCCGGGGACCTGGCGGTATTCACCCTTTCGGGCCGGCTGTTCGCCGTGTCCCTGTCCACCGGCGAGGCGCCGCGCGAGCTGGCCGTGCCCGGTCCGGTGATCGACCCGCGCCCCTCGCCCACCGGCGAGTGGATCGCCTACGTGTCCGCCGGCACGCTGCGGGTGGTGGCTGCCGACGGCTCGGGCGACCGCGCGCTCGCCGAGCCCGACGGCGACGACGTCACCTGGGGCCTCGCCGAGTTCATCGCCGCCGAGGAGATGGGCCGCTTCCGGGGCTACTGGTGGGCCCCCGACGGCTCCGCGCTGATCGCCGCGCGCGTGGACAACGCGCCCGTGAACCGCTGGTGGATCAGCGACCCGGCCAACCCGGCCGCGGCGCCGAGCGAGGTGGCCTACCCGGCGGCCGGCACCGCCAACGCCGAGGTCACCGCGTGGCTGATCGGCCTCGACGGCGCCCGGACCGAGCTGACCTGGGACCACGACGCCTACCCCTACCTGGCGAGCGTGCACTGGTCGGCCGGGGGCGACCCGCTCCTGAGCCTGCAACCGCGCGACCAGAAGGTGCTGCTCACCCTCGCGGTCGACGTGGCCGCCGGGACCACCCGCGAGCTGCACCGCGAGCACGACGACGTGTGGATCGACCTGCACCCGGGCGTGCCGGCGTGGACCCCCGACGGCCGCCTGGTCCGCCTGGTCGACGCCGACGGCGCGCGCCGCGTGGTGGTCGCCGACAAGGAGCTGACCGACCGGCGCCTGTTCGTGCGCTCGATCCTGGACGTGGCCGACGAGGACGTGCTGATCACCGCGTCGGCCGGCACCGACGCGAGCGCGCCCGAGATCGGCGAGATCCACGTCTACCGGGTCGCCCCCGACGGGGTCACCCGGGTCAGCGCCGAGCCCGGCGTGCACACCGCGGTGCGCGCCGGCGACACCACCGTCCTGGTGTCCGCCACACCGGAGCGCTTCGGCACCCGGGTCGCGGTGCTGCGCGACGGCGTGGAGATCGCCGCGGTCACCTCGCACGCGGCCACCCCGGTGCTCACCCCCCGGGTCGAACTGCTCCGCGCCGGCGCCCGCGGCATCCCGTGCGCACTGATCCTGCCGACCGGGTTCGACCCCGCGTCCGGCGAGCGGCTGCCGGTGCTGATGGATCCGTACGGCGGCCCGCACGGCCCGCGCGTGCTCGCCGCGCGCAACCCGCACCTGACCTCGCAGTGGTTCGCGGACCAGGGTTTCGCGGTCCTGGTCGCCGACGGCCGGGGCACCCCGGGCCACTCCCCCGAGTGGGAGAAGTCGGTCCACCTCGACCTCGGCCCGATCAGCCTCCAGGACCAGGTGGACGCGCTGGAGGCGGTCGCCGCCGAGCGGCCGTGGCTGGACACCACCCGGGTGGGCATCCGCGGCTGGTCGTACGGCGGCTACCTGGCCGCGCTCGCCGTGCTGCGCCGCCCCGACGTGTTCCACGCGGCGGTCGCCGGCGCGCCGGTGACCGACATGGCGCTCTACGACACGCACTACACCGAGCGCTACCACGGCCTGCCCGCCGAGCAGGTCGAGGCGTACCGGCGCGGTTCCCTGGTGTCCGGCTCCGAGCTGGGCGAGGTGGCGTCGACCCGACGGGCGCTGATGCTGGTGCACGGCCTCGCCGACGACAACGTGGTCGCGGCGCACACGCTGCGACTGAGCGGCGCGCTGCTCGCGGCCGGCTATCCGCACGAGGTGCTGCCGCTGTCCGGGGTCACCCACATGACCCCGCAGGAGCAGGTCGCGGAGAACCTGCTGCTGTTCCAGGTCGAGTTCCTGCGCCGCTCGCTCGCCCGCCCCGCGACCGACTGA
- a CDS encoding ABC transporter ATP-binding protein: MTITAGKRTSAPAVALGGVSKCFGDLRAVDGLDLELRQGETVALLGPNGAGKSTTLDLLLGLSRPTEGTVALFGGDPRDAIRRGRVGAMLQSGGLMPDVSVGEMVGLARDLHPRPLPRADVLRRAGIEDLVDKNVDKLSGGQAQRVRFAMAIAGEVDLIVLDEPTTGMDVDSRQRFWASMREQAELGRTVLFATHYLEEADNVADRVLVLHRGRLLADASAAQIKARAGLRRIAFDLDRAVEEDEAVLRALPGIAHIELSGRTVRIRSGDADETVAAIYAAGLRPRGLEVAGLGLEQAFLAITQQADEAEGKGIPA; the protein is encoded by the coding sequence ATGACGATCACGGCTGGGAAACGGACGAGCGCGCCGGCCGTCGCGCTCGGTGGGGTGAGCAAGTGCTTCGGTGACCTGCGCGCCGTGGACGGGCTCGACCTCGAACTGCGCCAGGGGGAGACCGTCGCGCTGCTCGGGCCCAACGGTGCCGGCAAGTCGACCACGCTCGACCTGTTGCTCGGGCTGAGCCGGCCCACCGAGGGTACGGTCGCGCTGTTCGGCGGCGATCCGCGCGACGCGATCCGGCGCGGTCGGGTCGGTGCGATGTTGCAGAGCGGCGGCCTGATGCCGGACGTGAGCGTCGGCGAGATGGTCGGCCTGGCCCGCGACCTGCATCCGCGCCCGCTGCCGCGTGCGGATGTGCTGCGACGCGCCGGCATCGAGGACCTGGTCGACAAGAACGTCGACAAGCTCTCCGGCGGCCAGGCCCAACGGGTGCGCTTCGCGATGGCGATCGCGGGTGAGGTGGACCTGATCGTCCTGGACGAGCCCACCACCGGGATGGATGTGGACAGCCGGCAGCGGTTTTGGGCGAGCATGCGCGAGCAGGCCGAACTGGGCCGCACCGTGTTGTTCGCGACGCACTACCTGGAAGAGGCGGACAACGTCGCCGACCGGGTGCTCGTGCTGCACCGCGGGCGGTTGCTCGCCGACGCGAGCGCCGCGCAAATCAAGGCCCGGGCCGGGCTGCGCCGGATCGCGTTCGACCTGGACCGGGCGGTCGAGGAGGACGAGGCCGTGCTGCGCGCGCTGCCCGGCATCGCGCACATCGAACTGAGCGGCCGCACCGTGCGCATCCGCAGCGGCGACGCCGACGAGACGGTGGCCGCGATCTACGCCGCCGGCCTGCGTCCGCGCGGCCTGGAAGTCGCCGGTCTCGGCCTGGAGCAGGCGTTTTTGGCGATCACCCAGCAGGCGGACGAGGCGGAAGGAAAGGGCATCCCGGCATGA
- a CDS encoding ABC transporter ATP-binding protein has product MGEPILQVRGLVKHFPITQGILFQKKIGAVKAVDGVTFDLMKGETLGLVGESGCGKSTVARLLMNLESITKGSVLYKGEDLAKLSGRALKAVRRNIQMVFQDPYTSLNPRMTVADIVGEPYDIHPEVAPRGDRKRRVQELLDLVGLNPEHINRYPHQFSGGQRQRIGIARGLALNPEIIIADEPVSALDVSVQAQVVNLLEKLQNELGLSYLFIAHDLSVVRHISDRVAVMYLGRIAEIGTDAQIYDHPTHPYTQALLSAVPVPDPDGREHRERIILTGDVPSPANPPSGCRFRTRCWKAQDICAEQEPLLQIHTGLDGLAAHDSACHFAEEKDIVGAA; this is encoded by the coding sequence ATGGGCGAGCCGATCCTTCAGGTGCGGGGGCTGGTCAAGCACTTCCCGATCACCCAGGGCATCCTCTTCCAGAAGAAGATCGGCGCGGTCAAGGCCGTCGACGGCGTCACCTTCGACCTGATGAAGGGCGAGACGCTGGGCCTGGTCGGCGAGTCGGGCTGTGGCAAGTCCACGGTGGCCCGACTGCTGATGAACCTGGAGTCGATCACCAAGGGCAGCGTCCTGTACAAGGGCGAGGACCTGGCGAAGTTGTCGGGGCGCGCGCTCAAGGCGGTGCGCCGCAACATCCAGATGGTCTTCCAGGACCCGTACACCTCGCTGAACCCGAGGATGACGGTCGCCGACATCGTCGGCGAGCCGTACGACATCCACCCGGAGGTCGCCCCCCGCGGCGACCGCAAGCGGCGTGTGCAGGAACTGCTCGACCTGGTGGGGCTGAACCCGGAGCACATCAACCGGTATCCGCACCAGTTCTCCGGCGGCCAGCGCCAGCGCATCGGGATCGCCCGGGGCCTCGCGCTCAACCCGGAGATCATCATCGCGGACGAGCCGGTCTCCGCGCTGGACGTGTCGGTGCAGGCGCAGGTGGTCAACCTGCTGGAGAAGCTGCAGAACGAACTGGGGCTGTCGTACCTGTTCATCGCGCACGACCTGTCCGTGGTGCGGCACATCTCGGACCGGGTCGCGGTGATGTACCTGGGTCGGATCGCCGAGATCGGCACCGACGCGCAGATCTACGACCACCCGACGCACCCGTACACCCAGGCGCTGCTGTCCGCGGTGCCGGTGCCGGACCCGGACGGGCGCGAGCACCGCGAGCGGATCATCCTCACCGGTGATGTGCCGTCGCCGGCGAACCCGCCGTCGGGCTGCCGGTTCCGCACCCGGTGCTGGAAGGCGCAGGACATCTGCGCCGAGCAGGAGCCGCTGCTGCAGATCCACACCGGCCTGGACGGACTGGCCGCGCACGACAGCGCGTGCCACTTCGCCGAGGAGAAGGACATCGTCGGCGCGGCCTGA
- a CDS encoding DUF2304 domain-containing protein, translating into MTVVVSVSAVLLLGVTVVFFVRKSSLKPMHAIICALLGFYLSSTSMAPSIRDAGTSFAGVVNGIHF; encoded by the coding sequence GTGACTGTGGTGGTGTCCGTCTCCGCCGTGCTGCTGCTCGGTGTCACCGTCGTCTTCTTCGTCCGGAAGTCGTCGCTCAAGCCGATGCACGCGATCATCTGCGCCCTGCTCGGCTTCTACCTCTCCTCGACGTCGATGGCCCCCTCGATTCGCGACGCGGGCACGAGCTTCGCCGGAGTGGTGAACGGCATCCACTTCTGA
- a CDS encoding ABC transporter permease: MRTLMRLEVLRMLRNRRYLLFTLAYPVAMYLIFGSQSGDVDGTDVSAYVMVSMASFGAVGAVLSAGVQRIAAERQSGWTRQLRLTTLTGRQYVVSKLVSAAVVGLPAIVLVLCTGFLRGVRLDAWQWGVIVLALWFGSFVFAVLGIGLGYLVAPDSAQPLFMLVYLGMAVLGGMWVPLSGFPQVLQDIGHVMPTYRYGQLGWEVLAGHRPRVADVVVLAVYLVAFTALAAWRYRRDEQKVAA, encoded by the coding sequence ATGAGGACGTTGATGAGGCTCGAAGTGCTGAGGATGCTGCGCAACCGGCGCTACCTGCTCTTCACGCTGGCGTATCCGGTCGCGATGTACCTGATCTTCGGCAGCCAGTCGGGAGACGTGGACGGCACCGACGTGTCCGCGTACGTGATGGTGTCGATGGCCTCGTTCGGCGCGGTCGGCGCGGTGCTCAGCGCCGGCGTGCAGCGGATCGCGGCGGAGCGGCAGAGCGGCTGGACCCGGCAGTTGCGGCTGACCACGCTCACCGGGCGGCAGTACGTGGTCTCCAAGCTCGTCTCGGCGGCGGTGGTCGGCCTGCCCGCGATCGTGCTCGTGCTGTGCACCGGCTTCCTGCGCGGGGTACGGCTGGACGCGTGGCAGTGGGGCGTGATCGTGCTCGCGCTGTGGTTCGGCTCGTTCGTGTTCGCCGTGCTCGGGATCGGGCTCGGCTACCTGGTCGCCCCCGACTCCGCGCAGCCGCTGTTCATGCTCGTCTACCTGGGCATGGCGGTGCTCGGTGGGATGTGGGTCCCGCTGAGCGGGTTTCCGCAGGTCCTCCAGGACATCGGCCACGTGATGCCGACGTATCGCTACGGGCAACTGGGCTGGGAGGTGCTGGCCGGGCACCGGCCCCGGGTCGCCGACGTGGTGGTGCTCGCGGTGTACCTGGTCGCGTTCACCGCGCTGGCCGCCTGGCGCTACCGTCGCGACGAGCAGAAGGTGGCGGCCTGA
- a CDS encoding class I SAM-dependent methyltransferase, whose translation MTNRWLANTGGTRGPEYAERFRRLAAEGRDLHGEARFCHDLLAEPARVLDAGCGTGRVAIELARQGHEVVGVDLDASMLAEAEAAAPGLTWVLDDLADLDPLQLGGRGSFDLVVAAGNVMIFLTPGSEAEVVRALAAMLRPGGILVAGFSLAGGPDGVGATITAADYEDACAAAGLVRRTRYAGWDREPWAPGGDYLVAVHAVPPGRGA comes from the coding sequence ATGACCAATCGATGGCTGGCCAATACCGGTGGCACCCGAGGGCCCGAATACGCCGAGCGGTTTCGCCGGCTCGCGGCGGAGGGGCGTGACCTGCACGGCGAGGCCCGGTTCTGTCACGACCTGCTGGCCGAGCCCGCCCGCGTCCTCGACGCGGGATGCGGCACCGGGCGGGTGGCGATCGAGCTGGCCCGGCAGGGTCACGAGGTGGTCGGCGTCGATCTGGACGCGTCGATGCTGGCCGAGGCCGAGGCGGCGGCGCCCGGTCTGACCTGGGTGCTCGACGACCTGGCCGACCTGGACCCGCTGCAACTCGGCGGGCGCGGGAGCTTCGACCTGGTCGTGGCCGCGGGCAACGTGATGATCTTCCTGACCCCCGGCAGCGAGGCCGAGGTGGTGCGCGCGCTGGCCGCGATGTTGCGCCCGGGCGGGATCCTGGTCGCCGGATTCAGCCTCGCGGGCGGCCCGGACGGGGTCGGGGCCACGATCACCGCCGCCGACTACGAGGACGCGTGCGCGGCGGCCGGCCTGGTGCGCCGCACCCGCTACGCCGGGTGGGACCGCGAGCCCTGGGCGCCCGGCGGCGACTACCTGGTCGCGGTGCACGCGGTGCCGCCCGGGCGCGGGGCCTGA
- a CDS encoding DUF6113 family protein translates to MPQKAGRVAAYVVLFLLGVGIAFIGAFTQAAYPPAGLIVSLAGSGGLFVAGGSLLKTKAGAAVPVAGWMLTVLWLASWTKPEGDWIFVSGFLSYIYLLGGTIFGVAAATYPWGGIKPVLLSGESVKTRTR, encoded by the coding sequence GTGCCACAGAAAGCCGGCCGCGTCGCGGCATACGTCGTGCTGTTCCTGCTCGGCGTGGGAATCGCCTTCATCGGGGCGTTCACCCAGGCGGCCTACCCGCCCGCCGGGTTGATCGTCTCGCTCGCGGGCAGCGGGGGTCTGTTCGTCGCCGGCGGCTCGCTGCTGAAGACCAAGGCCGGGGCCGCGGTCCCGGTCGCCGGCTGGATGCTCACCGTGTTGTGGCTGGCGAGTTGGACCAAGCCGGAGGGCGACTGGATCTTCGTCAGCGGCTTCCTCTCGTACATCTACCTTCTGGGTGGCACCATCTTCGGTGTCGCCGCCGCCACTTATCCTTGGGGCGGCATCAAACCCGTCCTTCTTTCGGGTGAATCGGTGAAGACGCGGACGAGGTGA
- a CDS encoding VanW family protein → MSNDQPPTPDDPGAQPRRDDHDGDPHPFFGRGRPSSAAPAARERSAAPASSPHPSPDPFGDDDEFASWFDDEPPRPAPVAGPPGGSSWPSADDDVPPVAQPTRQPAAPPPGPGGLPQRVPGASGARSLTTEGTGAPGPVPFADAPATPYVPGQPGPAPAHEQQRPLPPHTAYGVAGEHGAGASGPGPDAAGRGVPGGAEPVVHPIAPGASDAAGSAPEGGALPNRVGRRRLIAGFGTPEAGPVPTPPAGPGTDAESPADAGDSGDQTMTTRVSIKIPGSRPIPPVVLRGQAPLPSQEAPRWTLDGDSDGPYEYRTMQEQDAADHGFPQYGTTDAHAAESAAEHPAGAEERTDEARPAPAPPRRRRPKALIACAAGIAVLGGVYGASLAYAGGGVPRGTSVLGVNIGGQSRDEAVRTLEQELGDRTTKPILLDLGGKELRLEPAASGLLLDARATVSEASKGGMNPLTSVPAMFGKTRETQPRTVVDPVKLGAALEALAAEAGGAQVDGGITFASGQATAVPPAKGKVLDTPAAIKLVEAAFLHGGGPVALPTKAADPKVTQAEVDRAMREFAVPAMSGPVTLTAGTKSFKLNPAALAKYLTMVPDAAGKLQPRIDANGLQEELGQTFSSVGEKPKNATFKVEGKLAAGAKVTVVPSVSGKGVSGATAADAVLSVLTKSGAARTAKVNLGPVEPALTTEAANKLGITEVMSTYTTNYPYAAYRLTNIHRAADLITGSVIKPGDTWSLNKTVGERTAENGFAKGTIINNGRFQTDFGGGVSQVATTTFNAVFFAGLKDVMHRPHSFWIDRYPAGREATVAWPSLDLKFQNDSGKNVYLESTYTDSTVTVTLFGTRKYDDIKAEPGSKYDVIKPKSVVDKSAGCVEQAASDGFKIDVTRVFIQGGKETAREKFHTKYDPADKITCDKTGGAGEGEGQGRTADSPPPGAPPVRRSDD, encoded by the coding sequence GTGAGTAACGACCAGCCCCCCACGCCCGACGACCCGGGCGCGCAGCCGCGCCGCGACGATCACGATGGTGATCCGCATCCGTTCTTCGGACGCGGGCGGCCGTCGTCGGCGGCGCCCGCCGCCCGCGAGCGATCCGCCGCGCCCGCGTCGTCTCCGCATCCGTCTCCCGATCCGTTCGGGGACGACGACGAGTTCGCGTCGTGGTTCGACGACGAACCGCCCCGGCCCGCGCCCGTCGCGGGGCCGCCGGGAGGTTCGTCGTGGCCCAGCGCGGACGACGATGTGCCACCCGTCGCGCAGCCGACCCGGCAGCCGGCCGCGCCGCCGCCGGGACCGGGCGGCCTGCCGCAGCGGGTTCCCGGCGCCTCCGGGGCCAGGAGCCTGACCACCGAGGGCACCGGTGCGCCCGGACCCGTGCCGTTCGCGGACGCGCCGGCCACGCCGTATGTGCCGGGACAGCCCGGGCCGGCGCCGGCGCACGAACAGCAACGGCCGCTCCCGCCACACACCGCCTACGGCGTCGCGGGCGAGCACGGCGCGGGAGCGTCGGGGCCGGGCCCGGACGCGGCCGGCCGCGGGGTGCCCGGCGGTGCCGAGCCGGTCGTACACCCGATCGCTCCGGGCGCCTCGGACGCGGCCGGGTCGGCGCCCGAGGGCGGCGCGCTGCCCAACCGGGTGGGCCGGCGGCGGCTGATCGCCGGCTTCGGTACGCCGGAGGCCGGCCCCGTGCCGACTCCGCCGGCCGGGCCCGGGACGGACGCCGAATCGCCCGCCGACGCGGGTGATTCGGGCGACCAGACGATGACCACCCGGGTCAGCATCAAGATCCCGGGCTCGCGGCCGATCCCGCCGGTGGTGCTGCGCGGTCAGGCCCCGCTGCCCTCGCAGGAGGCGCCGCGGTGGACCCTGGACGGCGACTCGGACGGGCCGTACGAATACCGCACGATGCAGGAACAGGACGCCGCCGACCACGGGTTCCCGCAGTACGGCACGACCGACGCGCACGCGGCCGAGTCCGCCGCGGAGCACCCGGCCGGCGCCGAGGAGCGCACCGACGAGGCGCGCCCGGCCCCGGCCCCGCCCCGACGGCGCAGGCCGAAGGCGCTGATCGCCTGCGCGGCCGGGATCGCGGTCCTCGGCGGGGTGTACGGCGCGTCGCTGGCCTACGCCGGCGGCGGGGTGCCACGCGGCACCTCGGTGCTCGGCGTCAACATCGGCGGCCAGTCCCGCGACGAGGCGGTGCGTACGCTCGAACAAGAGCTCGGCGACCGCACCACCAAGCCGATACTGCTCGACCTCGGCGGCAAGGAACTGCGGCTCGAACCCGCCGCGTCCGGGCTGCTCCTCGACGCGCGCGCGACCGTCAGCGAGGCGAGCAAGGGCGGGATGAACCCGCTCACCTCGGTGCCCGCGATGTTCGGCAAGACCCGGGAGACCCAGCCGCGCACCGTGGTGGACCCGGTCAAGCTGGGCGCCGCGTTGGAGGCGCTGGCCGCCGAGGCCGGCGGTGCGCAGGTCGACGGCGGCATCACGTTCGCGAGCGGCCAGGCCACCGCGGTGCCGCCGGCCAAGGGCAAGGTGCTGGACACCCCCGCCGCGATCAAGCTGGTCGAGGCGGCCTTCCTGCACGGCGGCGGTCCGGTCGCGTTGCCGACCAAGGCCGCCGATCCCAAGGTCACCCAGGCCGAGGTGGACCGGGCGATGCGCGAGTTCGCGGTGCCGGCGATGTCGGGGCCGGTGACCCTGACGGCCGGTACCAAGTCCTTCAAGCTGAACCCGGCGGCGCTGGCCAAGTACCTCACCATGGTCCCGGACGCGGCCGGGAAGCTACAGCCCAGGATCGACGCGAACGGTCTCCAGGAGGAGCTGGGCCAGACCTTCTCCTCGGTCGGCGAGAAGCCGAAGAACGCCACGTTCAAGGTGGAGGGCAAGCTCGCGGCCGGTGCCAAGGTCACCGTGGTGCCGTCGGTCTCCGGCAAGGGCGTCTCCGGCGCCACCGCCGCCGACGCGGTGTTGTCCGTGCTGACCAAGTCCGGCGCGGCGCGCACCGCGAAGGTCAACCTCGGGCCGGTCGAGCCCGCGCTGACCACGGAGGCGGCGAACAAGCTGGGCATCACCGAGGTGATGTCGACCTACACCACGAACTACCCGTACGCCGCGTACCGGTTGACCAACATCCACCGGGCCGCCGATCTGATCACCGGATCGGTGATCAAGCCGGGCGACACCTGGAGCCTGAACAAGACGGTCGGCGAGCGCACCGCGGAGAACGGCTTCGCCAAGGGCACGATCATCAACAACGGGCGTTTCCAGACCGACTTCGGCGGCGGCGTCTCGCAGGTGGCCACGACCACGTTCAACGCGGTGTTCTTCGCCGGGCTCAAGGACGTGATGCACCGCCCGCACAGCTTCTGGATCGACCGCTACCCGGCCGGTCGCGAGGCCACGGTGGCCTGGCCGTCGCTGGACCTGAAGTTCCAGAACGACTCCGGGAAGAACGTCTACCTGGAGTCCACGTACACCGATTCCACGGTGACCGTGACGCTGTTCGGCACGCGCAAGTACGACGACATCAAGGCCGAGCCCGGCAGCAAGTACGACGTGATCAAGCCCAAGTCGGTGGTGGACAAGTCGGCGGGCTGCGTGGAGCAGGCCGCGTCGGACGGGTTCAAGATCGACGTGACCCGGGTGTTCATCCAGGGCGGCAAGGAAACCGCCCGGGAGAAGTTCCACACCAAGTACGACCCGGCCGACAAGATCACCTGTGACAAGACCGGCGGCGCGGGCGAGGGCGAGGGCCAGGGCCGCACGGCCGACTCACCCCCGCCGGGCGCACCGCCGGTACGGAGGTCGGACGACTAG
- the mshB gene encoding N-acetyl-1-D-myo-inositol-2-amino-2-deoxy-alpha-D-glucopyranoside deacetylase — translation MTERTTESPLRLLLVHAHPDDEVINNGASMARYAAEGVHVTLVTCTLGEEGEILVPELAHLAADREDGLGPHRMTEIADSMKALGISDQRFLGGPGRYRDSGMMGVPSNERPDCFWQADVEEAAAHLVPVIREVRPQVLATYDERGGYGHPDHIQAHRVALRAAELAADPTYAEGEGESWTIAKIYYNVMPRSILKAGIERMIEAGQDVPFTAVEVDELPFAVDDDQVTTAVDAGAHLEAKFEALRAYPTQVSVEDGFFALSNNIGQSIMAVEHYRLVRGDLGPTGPDGREDDLFAGLRP, via the coding sequence ATGACCGAACGCACTACCGAGAGTCCGCTGCGACTGCTGCTCGTCCACGCCCATCCGGACGACGAAGTGATCAACAACGGCGCGTCCATGGCGCGATACGCGGCCGAGGGTGTGCACGTCACGCTCGTCACCTGCACTCTCGGCGAGGAGGGCGAGATCCTGGTACCGGAGCTGGCCCACCTGGCGGCCGACCGCGAGGACGGGCTCGGGCCGCACCGGATGACCGAGATCGCCGACTCGATGAAGGCGCTGGGCATCTCCGACCAGCGTTTCCTGGGCGGTCCGGGCCGCTATCGCGACTCCGGGATGATGGGTGTGCCGAGCAACGAGCGGCCCGACTGCTTCTGGCAGGCCGACGTCGAGGAGGCCGCCGCGCACCTGGTGCCGGTGATCCGCGAGGTGCGGCCGCAGGTGCTCGCCACCTACGACGAGCGGGGCGGCTACGGCCACCCCGACCACATCCAGGCCCACCGGGTGGCGCTGCGCGCGGCCGAACTGGCGGCCGACCCGACCTACGCCGAGGGCGAGGGCGAGTCGTGGACGATCGCGAAGATCTACTACAACGTGATGCCCCGGTCGATCCTCAAGGCCGGCATCGAGCGCATGATCGAGGCCGGACAGGACGTACCGTTCACCGCGGTCGAGGTGGACGAGTTGCCGTTCGCGGTCGACGACGACCAGGTCACCACCGCCGTGGACGCGGGAGCGCACCTGGAGGCCAAGTTCGAGGCGCTGCGCGCCTATCCCACCCAGGTCTCGGTGGAGGACGGTTTCTTCGCGCTGTCCAACAACATCGGCCAGAGCATCATGGCGGTCGAGCACTATCGACTGGTCCGCGGCGATCTCGGGCCCACCGGCCCGGACGGCCGTGAGGACGACCTGTTCGCCGGACTGCGCCCGTAA